From the genome of Arthrobacter sp. ERGS1:01:
GATGATCGCGGCGCTGAGGATCTCTTCTTCTGCCGGGGTCACTGGATGGCCACCAGACCGAGCGCAGCGCCCAAAGTGAGGTTCTGGTCATGGTAGCGCTGGTAGGCCGCTGGGGTGAGGGTTCCGGTCGCTACAGCCCGATTCAAGCGCCGAGTTACTTCTATCCAGTTGCCGGACTGCTCGTCGTTCTGGGTGGGGTACACGCCGCTATGGAACTTGTTCCTGCGGCATTCCTCAATGGCCCGGACTCGTTCAACGACGTGGGCTGGCATGATCCAGTCCGCCGACTTGGCGAAGTATTGGCTGACCGCCTTCAGGCAGTCGTTGAGCGTGTACGGTGCCAGGACTTCGTGCCAGGCCATGATGTTTGGGTTGTCGACGTTGCGGTTGTCGAAGGATTGAATTTTGGCGAGCACCGCTGCCGTTTCTTGGATCTCCATGGTCATGCTCCTAACTCGGGCTGATGCGTTTGTGTGATCTGCGCCTGGAGTGCTTGGCCCCTGGTAAACGTGTCGCGGATCTTATCGGAAGTGGTGGGTCGTGCACCTGCTGCTCCTGATGGGCGGCTACTGAGGATCCAGTTGTGCCAGGTCTTGACCCAATCGAGCTTGGTAGCATCTCGGCCGGGCTTGGATTCCCAGTGGTTCTTGAACTTGATGGTTTCGAGGTTGAAGTCCACGTTTGGTGCGTTGACGGATGCCCACTGGGCCATTTCGGCGGTGATGCTGAAATTGACTGGGATGCGGATGCCGCGTTTTTGCGGCGTCTCTCTTTTAACTACTTCGTTAGAAGTAGTAGTTGTAGTAGTAGGGGTAGTAGTAGCACCTGGGGTAGTCTCATCAGCGTTTACGCCATAACCGACGCTGTTACCGATGGCGTTTTCGATAGGGCTACCGGTGGTGCTTGTGTCGACATAAGCAATAGCTTTGAGATCTTCTGATGGCTCGCGAAGGATCCCGGCTACGCGTGGTTCCTTCCAGCACTCCATCGCCGGATTGTCGTTGCATAGACGTCTGAGCTCATGAACGAAGTAGCGTCTAATATTCGGCGATGAGATGTCAGCGTAGGCGTTGGCCATAGCGATTGGCATCCTGTACCTAGCGAGTAGGCCGTCATGCCGGACGAACGACCTGATCAGGACTTCCTCAGTGTCTTCATCTACGTAGACGTATGAGCCTGCCTGGAGCTCCGCAGCGGCTTCTCGAATGGCGCTCGCAGTCACGCCCCGGGTGATCTTTGCCAGGCGCCCTGGCCGCCAGTCGGCTACGCCTGCGTAATTCAGAGTCGGGTGGATGAGAAGTAGCTTGTAGAGATGCTGAGCAGCCATACTAAGGCTCCGGTAGTCGGTATTTGAGAGCATATCGACACGGATGTTTGCGCGGTCCCTAGCCATCGTCCTGAGAACCTCCCGTAGTCTGCGCTTTCATGGCCGTGCTGGCTGCTTCCGCGGCATCCGCAGCGGCAAGTAGCACTTGGGCCAGGCGGCGCGCTTCAGCGGGCGTCAGGAAGTTGAGTCTCGGTGTCCAGACCTCGAGCGCGTGATTGCCCGTAGCTGAGTTCCAAGTTGGCGTGACAATCCATCCGCGGTCCATGGACTCGACTCCAGTCCATAGATCTTGGCGCCCTTTTACCTTGCTGTAGCCCTTCGGTGGCATAAGGCTCATTTGACTGCCTCCCAGAGTTCATTGCCACTGATGACAAACTGGTCCCATTCCGTTTTTGTAAATTCAAGACTTCGCGTGTGAACTCGATCCGGGTTGATGCCGACGACGGGATCCCTGTGCTCTTCAGGGCGGTGCATGTACAGTTCCAGGAGGTCCGGCTCGTCGACAGGTGCTGTTGCGTTGTTGGTTGCCAGTGGCACGATCTTGCCTTCTGACCAGCAGTGCTTGTCTGTCATGAGGGCTTCTTCCGGATGTCCATCGCCGTCGCTGCACCAAGGCTCGCACTTGATCGGGGCTGCAACTGGTGCACCTGGCTGCATTCCTGTCCCCTCACCGCTGGTGCCGTAGTCCGGCGTGAAGCGTGTAGCGAGTGATTGGATGGCTGCTCCCAGAGCGCTGGCCTGGCTAATGGGCCACGGGTTGTCACCTTCATAGTCAAGGTAGAAATCAACACCCGTGTCCGGTGCCCAATGTGTCGTGATCTGACCGCCGTTGAGCTCGATCGTTGGGCCGGTCCAGTCTCCGTGCCAGTCAGGATCGGCAAGCATTTCTTGGACATCATTGACAGTGAGGTTCAAATGGAAGCCACCCGGGACGCCAAACTTGGCCCGGACGCGGTTCTCCATCTCGGCGGCCAAGTCGCATACAGGAACAGTGGAAAGTACGGCAATGTGTTCGTGGAGCTGAGTGGGTGCCGCGAGTGTTGAAGCGTTCACTTGGCGCCCTCCGTAATTGCGGCAACGAGGCTGACGAGGCTGGCCATGACAGTCATGACTTCCTCTCGGGATGAGAATGAAAAGCACTCGTCAGGTGAATTGGCGAATTCGCCTTGGTCCATGAACCGCTTGGCCATTGTGAACTGTTCATCGCCACCTTCGAACCAACTCGAATGGATATCCCATTTCTGGCGCCCGTCATTGAGATGGATGCTGGGCCCGCGACCGGAGAGGGTATCTGTTTCCGCGTCGTAGTGAGCGGTGTCGGCCCAGGCAGGGATAGTCGGCGTACCGGCTTCGGCTCGCGACTGCTGGTCCTCCTGCATTGGAACAGCGAGCTTCAGAATGTTCTGAGCGAGGACGATTGATTCAGACGGCGACAGGTCCCGGTCCAGATCCAACTCAAAATGGAGATTGTATTCGTTTGTGCTGCGGTCGAACTCGCGGTAGATATGGTGCCCACGCCCCTCAATGACATCGGCCATGAATACCGGCGAACCGGGCTCTGCCTGCGCGTACCCTGCGGGGATCGTGATGTTGCTACACTTCAAGTGAATCTGCTCCTTAGAGGGTGCTGGTTTTACGGCCGTGGCGTGTTCTTTGGCGAGAGCGTCACGGTCTTCTTTTTTCTCAATACGGATGTGCGTTGGGGCTGCGAACGTCCTGTCGCCGTTGTCCCACTGGACACCGATGAAATCCGGCCAGTCTGCACTGCGATCGTCAATGATTGTTCCTTCGAGTCCGTGTGGCAACCAGTGGACTCGGTCCCCAGGGCTGAACCCCACTAACTGCTAGCCGAATCGAATGCGGCGTTTACCCAGTCGATGACGTCCTGCTCGCGGTACATAACTCGGCCACCGAGCTTGGCGGACTTCGGGCCACTGCCGTTGTGACGCATCCATCGGAGCTGGGCTGCGGACTTTCGCAGCAGTTCTGCCACTTCATCAATCGTCAGCAGCTTCATGGCTGTTATGGCGTTCATCTTGTCTCCTATTCATTCCTGTTGGGGAAGTCCAACAATGAAGACTGTAGTTGGGAATCTTGGAATGTGCAACATTGCTGTGGGAGTATCTATACATGGATGAATCAAGGGCAGATATGCCGGTGGCGTTGTTCGCCGCAAATTTGAAGCGATTTCGCGAAGTTTATGGGTGGTCTCAGTCTGAGCTTGCCCGCAGAATGCAGGAGTCAGGTTGGCCAAAATACAGTCAGGTTGCCGTGTCGCGCACCGAGGAGGGGTCGCGGTCCGTTCGCCTGGATGAAGCGGTGGCTCTTGCGAAGCTATTTGACAGAAAACTTCAGGACCTACTTGATCCTGAAGATGTCCTTGATAGCTGGCTGAAGCTCAGATTCTTCATCGATGACTACTCGAATGCAGTGTCCACACTTCGGCTTGCTGTTGATGACGTTGAAGAGCGCCGTATTTTCGTAAGCGTGAACGCCCAGCTGTTGAGAGAAGAGATTGAACTAGCCGGAGGCTCGGGAAAGGTCAGCGAAACCATGAACAAGACTCTCTCAAACGCTGAAATCATCTTGACCCGCAGCACACTAGACCTCGTTGAGGGAGAACTAGAGGCCTTGGAGCGGGAGACTTTTGAAGCCGAGGTAGATGGCCATGGCGTCGATCAAGAAGCGCCCTGACGGCAAATGGCGGGCCCGGTATAGGGACGCTGATGGGCAGGAGCACTCGCGTCATTTTCGACTGAAGAACAAGAGCGACACTGCGAAGCCTGGTGAGATCAGTGCGCAGGAGTGGCTGGATGAAGTCACAGCTGCGATGGTCACTGGGAACTATGTAGACCCGAAGAAGGCGAAACTGACTGTGGGGGAGTGGTGTGAGATCTGGTTGAACGGTTACGCGAACAATAGACCGTCATCAGTGAAGCAAGCCAAGTCACATGTCAAGCGGATCGATGCCGCGTTCGGGAAGAGGACGTTGGTCAGCGTGCGTCCCTCCGAGGTCAAGGCATGGACGGCGAAACTCAAGAATGAGGGGCTGGCCGACTCCACGATCTACGCGCTGCACAGCCGCCTGTCACACATCTTCTCGGACGCAGTCCATGACGGGATACTGCCGAAGTCACCTTTGAGTCGGCGGACATCGCCACCCATGGGCAAGCAGCGCCCCTTTGTAGCCACCACTGAGCAGGTCTGGGCGCTCTATGACGCCATGGACGCTTGGACCCGTCCCGGCATCCTCCTGGGTGCGTTTGCCGGCCTGCGCGTGGCCGAAGCCGTCGCCCTGCGTGTCAAAGACATCGACTTTATGCGCGGCGTAATCTCGCCGGCCATCCAATACCCAGACGAACCGCTGAAGTCTGACACGTCGAAGACCCCAATCCCGATTCCGCGTGAGCTCGCCGTGATGCTGAACCGCAACCCATCAATTCTCGGTTCCGAAACGATCATCGCCGCGGAGCATGGCCGCGCCATTGCCCCATACACTTTCGAGACGAGGTTTAGGGAAGCCAGGGAAACCATCAAGGGCCTACCTAAAGGGTTTCGTTTCCATGACCTCCGCCACTACTTCGCGTCCCTACTGATTTCCGAAGGCCTTGATGTGAAGGTGGTACAGGCCCGGCTACGGCACGCTTCTGCGAAGACCACCCTGGACACCTATAGCCACATGTGGCCCGATAAGGATGAAGCGTCGCGGACAGCCGTCGCTGGCGTCCTTGCAGCCCGCAAAAAGTCGCTCGGCGGACAAGTCGAAAAGGCTGGCCCATAAGAATTTGGGCATCGAAAAATGGGGCCGGAACATTGCGTTCCGGCCCCATTTTTCTGTCATAAAGTTTTTCTCTTGCGGACTGCTTGCGGACTAACCCCGCAAAATCCGCATGTTCTAGCTAGCAGCCGTAGTAGAGCTCGAACTCGTACGGGTTCGGGCGCAAGGAGAGCGGCTTGATCTCGTATTCGCGCTTGTAGTCGATCCAGGTGTCGATCAGGTCCTGGGTGAACACGCCGCCGGCCTGCAGGAACTCGTTGTCGTTCTCCAGGGCGATGAGCGCCTCTTCGAGGGACTCGGGAGCCTTGGGGATGTCCTTGGCTTCCTCGGGGGGCAGCTCGTAGAGGTCCTTGTCGATGGGAGCCGGGGGTTCGATCCGGTTCTTGATGCCGTCAAGGCCGGCCATCAGCTGGGCGGAGAACGCCAGGTACGGGTTGGAGGAGGGGTCCGGTGCGCGGAACTCCAGGCGCTTGGCCTTCGGGTTGGAACCGGTGATCGGGATGCGGATACCGGCGGAGCGGTTGCCCTGTGAGTACACCATGTTGACCGGGGCCTCGAAGCCCTTGACCAGGCGGCGGTAGGAGTTCACCGTCGGGTTGGTGAATGCCAAAACGGCGGAGGAGTGCTTGAGCAGGCCGCCAATGTACCAGCGGGCAAGATCGGACAGGCCGGCGTAGCCCTTCTCGTCGTAGAACAGCGGCTTGCCGTTGCTCCACAGCGACTGGTGGCAGTGCATGCCGGAACCGTTGTCGCCAAAGACCGGCTTGGGCATGAACGTGACCGACTTGCCCCAGGCCCAGGCGGTGTTCTTGATGACGTACTTGAACTTCTGCAGGTCATCGGCCGAGTGGACCAGGGTGTTGAACGTGTAGTTGATTTCGGCCTGGCCGGCCGCACCAACCTCGTGGTGGGAGCGCTCGACCTCGAGGCCGGCGGCATCCAGTTCCAGGCACATGGCGTCGCGCAGATCGGCCTGGTGGTCGATCGGGGCCACGGGGAAGTAACCGCCCTTGACGGGGGTCTTGTAGCCGAGGTTTCCGCCGGCTTCCTCGCGGCCGGTGTTCCAGTTGGCCTCTTCGGAATCGATCTTGTAGAAGGAGCCCTGCGGGGAGGACTCGTACTGGACGTTGTCGAAGACGAAGAACTCGGCCTCGGCACCGAAGAATGCGGTGTCGGCAATGCCGGTGGAGGCCAGGTATGCCTCGGCCTTTTCGGCCACGCCGCGGGGGTCGCGGTGGTAGGGATCACCCGTGCGGGGGTTCACGATGGAGAAGTTCAGCGCAAGCGTCTTCTCCTTGCGGAACGTGTCCACGAATGCGGTGGTGGGGTCCGGGACCAGCTGCATGTCCGACTCGGCAATGCCCTGGAAGCCGCGGATCGATGAGCCGTCGAAGAGCTGGCCGTGGACGAAGAAGTCCAGGTCAACCGTCTTGGCGGGGACATTGAAGTGCTGCTGCACGCCGGGCAGGTCGGTGAATCGGATATCGACGAACTTTACATCTTCGTCCTTGATGAACTGGAGGACTTCTTCCGCGTTCTTGAACATCTACGCTCCTTGGCGTTCTGGATTCCGGCCGGTGCTTCGCGGCCGCTCGTGCAACTGCAACGTTTACAAGCGTAGGGCGGTGCCATTACTCGAGAGTGTCCGAAATGTTTCCGGCACGTTACAGCTGCCCTGGGTTTGTTCCGGTGACCGAGTCTTGGCACTCCACCGGTAGGCTTGGAGGGTGGTAGATCGCAAAGACATCGGGTCCTGGCTCAGCGGCCCGGACACTTCCAATATATCCAACTACCCTGGCGAACGGCTGGGATTACCCGATTCCGGGCGCGGTTCCATGGCGCGTGCCGGCCGGCGCATCCTGGCCATCTGCATTGACTGGGGCCTGAGCTACCTCATTGCCATCGCCTTTTTCAACGCGAACCCGAACGCCATTTTGGCCGTTTTCGCGCTGGAACAGATGGTTTTGGTGGGCACGCTGGGCTACAGCATCGGCCACCGGATCATGGGCATCCAGGTCCAAAGGCTCGACGGCGGCCCCGCCGGCCTGCTCGCCGGCGTCGTCCGCGCCGTGCTGGTGTGCCTGGTGATCCCCGTGGTGATTGTCGACGCCGACCATCGCGGCCTGCACGACAAGGCCATGAAGACAATCCTCGTTCGCCGCTAGGCAAACGGCTTCGGCTGTCTCCACCGGGACGGCAAACGAAAAGGCCCCGTTCCCGAGTCCGGTTGGACTTGGGAACGGGGCCTTTTTGCGGCTAACCGGTGGTGCCGGCGTCAGCGTCCGCGTGAAGCCTTGCGGTCGGGGCGCGCCTTGTACGGGTCGATCCCCTTGGGGATCGGCAGCTTGTTGCCCATGGAGGAGATGCGCTTGTTGACGGCGCCAACCTCGATCTTGGTCAGTTCGCCCTTGAGCTTGTTCATCTTCTTCGTGATCTTCGCGATCGGCACCTGGCCCTCGCCCTTGCCGGTCTCGATCACGGTGACGGTGACGTTGGGCAGGATCCGGTTCAGGCGGCGTCGTTCGGCATCCACCAGGCCCTTGACCCGGGTGGACGGACCCTCGGTGACGAGCACGATGCCCGGCTTGCCGATGGCACGGAACACGACGTCCTGGGTGCGCGGGTTCACGGCGGCGGGCTGTTCGTCGAAGATCCAGCCGCGGCGAAGCGAGCTCAGGGCGGCGCCGGCTGCGCCGGGCTTGCCCTCAATCTGGGAGTACGCGGCACGCTCGGCACGGCGCGACATGATCAGCAATGCGCCCAACAAACCCAGCGGCAGGCCCACCAGCAGGCCGGTGATCCAGTTGCCGGGGGACACCAGCACCGTCACCAGGAGTGAGACCAGGATCAGGCCAAGGAATGCGCCAAGCATGTACCAGACCACCATGGGGTCGTGGCGGCGGGTCATCTTGAAGATGTCCACCATTTGCTTGAGGCGACCGGGCTTCTTTTCCTTCTTCGGTGCACCGTCCTTGGGGGCACGGTTGAAGAGGGAACGCTTGGGCTTCTCAGCGGCGGGCTGGGCGGAGTCAGAGGTTTTGGCCATAGTACGTCAATTCTACCGGTTGTTGGGCGGGTTTACTGCGCGAATCCTATTGGGCTGCGATCAGTGAGGCGGCTTCCTGGCGGGTGTGCCCGGAATCCTCGATGCCTTCGGCGATGTGCGCCAGGTGCTCGGGGATGTCGCGGCCCTTTTTCCGCATGGCCGTGGCCCACAGGCGGCCGGCACGGTAGGAGGAACGCACCAGCGGTCCGGACATGACGCCCAGGAAACCGATCTCCTCGGCCTCCTGGTTCAGTTCCAGGAATTCCTGCGGCTTGACCCAGCGGTCCACCGGCAGGTGGCGTTCGGAGGGGCGCAGGTACTGGGTGATCGTGATCAGGTCGGTGCCGGCGTCGTGCAGGTCCTGCAGGGCCACCGAGATCTCCTCACGGGTCTCGCCCATGCCCAGGATCAGGTTCGACTTGGTCACCATGCCGTGGTCCCGGCCCTGGCTGATGACATCCAGTGAACGCTCGTAGCGGAAGGCCGGGCGGATGCGCTTGAAAATGCGCGGCACGGTCTCCACGTTGTGGGCGAACACCTCGGGGGCGGACTCGCAGATCGCCGCAATGTTCTCCGGCTTGCCGGAAAAGTCCGGGATCAACAGCTCGACGCCGGTGTTCGGGTTCAGCTCGTGGATCTTGCGGACGGTCTCGGCATAGAGCCAGACGCCCTCGTCCTCCAGGTCGTCACGGGCCACGCCCGTGACCGTGGCGTAGCGCAGGTTCATCTTGACGACGGAACGGGCCACCTTGGTCGGCTCGAAGCGGTCGATCGGGGAGGGCTTGCCGGTATCGATCTGGCAGAAGTCGCAACGGCGCGTGCACTCGGAGCCGCCGATGAGGAAGGTGGCTTCGCGGTCTTCCCAGCATTCGAAGATGTTGGGGCAGCCGGCCTCCTCGCACACCGTGTGCAGGCCCTCGCCCTTGACCAGGTTCTTCATGGCGATGTATTCGGTGCCCATCGTCACCTTCGCCTTCATCCAGTCGGGCTTGCGCTCCACCGGAACCGCGGCGTTCCGTTGTTCGATCCGCAGCAGTTTGCGTCCCTCGGGTGCCAGCGTCACAGCGATGCTCCTTCTACCGGGCGCTGTTCGCGGGTGCCGGTCAATTCTTGTTCAGGGTGGGATTCGCCGGGGAGCGAATCGGTGATGATCGGGGTCAGGTGGCGGCGGGTCGCCGCGATGACGACCGGGGCCAGCTCGGTGGGGGTTACGTTGTTGCCGGTTTCGGCGGCGATGGTGGTGGTGCCGGCGTCGTTGATGCCGCAGGCGATGATTTGGGCGTAGGGGGCGAGATCGTTGTTTGCATTGATGGCAATGCCGTGCATGGTGACGCCCTCGTGGACGCGGATGCCGATGGCGGCAATCTTGCGGTCCGGTCCCTTTTCATCGGCCAGCAGCCAAATGCCGGCACGTCCCTTCACGCGGACGCCGTCCACGCCAAAGGCGGCCAGCGTCTCGATGATGATGTCCTCCAACACCGTGACGTACTGGCGGATGCCGTGGGCGTCCTTGAGCCGGACGATCGGGTACATGACAAGCTGCCCCGGACCATGCCAGGTCAGCTTTCCACCCCTGTCAACATTGATGACGGGTGTTCCGTCAAAGGGGCGTTCGTGGTCTTCGGTGCGTTTTCCGGCCGTGTAGACAGCGGAATGTTCGAGCAACAGCACTGTATTCACCGCGGTGCCAGCGACGACGGCGTCGTGCACTTCGCGTTGATGATTCCAAGCGCCGTTGTAGTCGATGAAATCCGGGGCAAAACCGACTTCTTTGAACTCAACAGTCATGTAGGCCACTTTAGTTGACGTTGCAATTTCGCCTAAATCCGAAAACCGGCCGGCCTGTGGATAACTTCAAGCGGGATCGGGCGAATTGGACTATCACTGACCTATGGAGACTTTCAGCGATGACCACGGCAATGGGCGGCCCCCGGACATTCCGGGCTGTGATCCGGTGCGCAGGCTGGGCGGCGGCGCCTCCGGGACTGTCTGGCTGGTGCAGCCGCGGGACGGCACCGTGCCGCTGGCGGCCAAGTGCCTGCTGCCGGGCCCTGCCGGCTCCGGCGCCGGGTGTCACAATGAA
Proteins encoded in this window:
- the lipA gene encoding lipoyl synthase, with the translated sequence MTLAPEGRKLLRIEQRNAAVPVERKPDWMKAKVTMGTEYIAMKNLVKGEGLHTVCEEAGCPNIFECWEDREATFLIGGSECTRRCDFCQIDTGKPSPIDRFEPTKVARSVVKMNLRYATVTGVARDDLEDEGVWLYAETVRKIHELNPNTGVELLIPDFSGKPENIAAICESAPEVFAHNVETVPRIFKRIRPAFRYERSLDVISQGRDHGMVTKSNLILGMGETREEISVALQDLHDAGTDLITITQYLRPSERHLPVDRWVKPQEFLELNQEAEEIGFLGVMSGPLVRSSYRAGRLWATAMRKKGRDIPEHLAHIAEGIEDSGHTRQEAASLIAAQ
- a CDS encoding DUF4191 domain-containing protein; this translates as MAKTSDSAQPAAEKPKRSLFNRAPKDGAPKKEKKPGRLKQMVDIFKMTRRHDPMVVWYMLGAFLGLILVSLLVTVLVSPGNWITGLLVGLPLGLLGALLIMSRRAERAAYSQIEGKPGAAGAALSSLRRGWIFDEQPAAVNPRTQDVVFRAIGKPGIVLVTEGPSTRVKGLVDAERRRLNRILPNVTVTVIETGKGEGQVPIAKITKKMNKLKGELTKIEVGAVNKRISSMGNKLPIPKGIDPYKARPDRKASRGR
- a CDS encoding tyrosine-type recombinase/integrase, whose product is MASIKKRPDGKWRARYRDADGQEHSRHFRLKNKSDTAKPGEISAQEWLDEVTAAMVTGNYVDPKKAKLTVGEWCEIWLNGYANNRPSSVKQAKSHVKRIDAAFGKRTLVSVRPSEVKAWTAKLKNEGLADSTIYALHSRLSHIFSDAVHDGILPKSPLSRRTSPPMGKQRPFVATTEQVWALYDAMDAWTRPGILLGAFAGLRVAEAVALRVKDIDFMRGVISPAIQYPDEPLKSDTSKTPIPIPRELAVMLNRNPSILGSETIIAAEHGRAIAPYTFETRFREARETIKGLPKGFRFHDLRHYFASLLISEGLDVKVVQARLRHASAKTTLDTYSHMWPDKDEASRTAVAGVLAARKKSLGGQVEKAGP
- the lipB gene encoding lipoyl(octanoyl) transferase LipB, which gives rise to MTVEFKEVGFAPDFIDYNGAWNHQREVHDAVVAGTAVNTVLLLEHSAVYTAGKRTEDHERPFDGTPVINVDRGGKLTWHGPGQLVMYPIVRLKDAHGIRQYVTVLEDIIIETLAAFGVDGVRVKGRAGIWLLADEKGPDRKIAAIGIRVHEGVTMHGIAINANNDLAPYAQIIACGINDAGTTTIAAETGNNVTPTELAPVVIAATRRHLTPIITDSLPGESHPEQELTGTREQRPVEGASL
- a CDS encoding helix-turn-helix transcriptional regulator: MNAITAMKLLTIDEVAELLRKSAAQLRWMRHNGSGPKSAKLGGRVMYREQDVIDWVNAAFDSASS
- a CDS encoding RDD family protein is translated as MVDRKDIGSWLSGPDTSNISNYPGERLGLPDSGRGSMARAGRRILAICIDWGLSYLIAIAFFNANPNAILAVFALEQMVLVGTLGYSIGHRIMGIQVQRLDGGPAGLLAGVVRAVLVCLVIPVVIVDADHRGLHDKAMKTILVRR
- the glnA gene encoding type I glutamate--ammonia ligase, with product MFKNAEEVLQFIKDEDVKFVDIRFTDLPGVQQHFNVPAKTVDLDFFVHGQLFDGSSIRGFQGIAESDMQLVPDPTTAFVDTFRKEKTLALNFSIVNPRTGDPYHRDPRGVAEKAEAYLASTGIADTAFFGAEAEFFVFDNVQYESSPQGSFYKIDSEEANWNTGREEAGGNLGYKTPVKGGYFPVAPIDHQADLRDAMCLELDAAGLEVERSHHEVGAAGQAEINYTFNTLVHSADDLQKFKYVIKNTAWAWGKSVTFMPKPVFGDNGSGMHCHQSLWSNGKPLFYDEKGYAGLSDLARWYIGGLLKHSSAVLAFTNPTVNSYRRLVKGFEAPVNMVYSQGNRSAGIRIPITGSNPKAKRLEFRAPDPSSNPYLAFSAQLMAGLDGIKNRIEPPAPIDKDLYELPPEEAKDIPKAPESLEEALIALENDNEFLQAGGVFTQDLIDTWIDYKREYEIKPLSLRPNPYEFELYYGC
- a CDS encoding helix-turn-helix transcriptional regulator, with translation MDESRADMPVALFAANLKRFREVYGWSQSELARRMQESGWPKYSQVAVSRTEEGSRSVRLDEAVALAKLFDRKLQDLLDPEDVLDSWLKLRFFIDDYSNAVSTLRLAVDDVEERRIFVSVNAQLLREEIELAGGSGKVSETMNKTLSNAEIILTRSTLDLVEGELEALERETFEAEVDGHGVDQEAP